From a region of the Bradyrhizobium sp. KBS0727 genome:
- the mctP gene encoding monocarboxylate uptake permease MctP, whose translation MADHIEWVALAVFLFFFALVTVMGFLAARWKAGPVSEHLDEWGLGGRQFGTWITWFLVGGDFYTAYTVIAVPALVYAVGAYGFFALPYTVIVYPFVFAVMPILWSRAHANGHVTAADVVHGTYGSRALELAVAMTGMVATMPYIALQLIGMGVVIKAMGLTGELPLVAAFIILALYTYSSGLRAPALIAFVKDIMIYIVVLVAVVIVPAKLGGYGAVFAAANDAFAAKGGATGLILKPAQMLPYATLALGSALAAFMYPHTLTGIFASKSADTIRKNAILLPAYTLLLGLIALLGYMAYAANIKVSSPNDVVPMLFKVLFPSWFAGFAFAAIAIGALVPAAVMSIGAANLFTRNVWKSYVDPNISHAGEAAVAKIASLVVKVGALTFILFLPTQYALDLQLLGGLWILQTFPALVFGLFTRWFRSEGLLLGWAAGIGWGSWTAWSNGLKPLATIDLGGASYVFYVGLGALILNIAVAAIATVIVGLVSPNRTSATAQS comes from the coding sequence ATGGCCGATCATATCGAATGGGTTGCGCTCGCGGTTTTCCTCTTCTTCTTTGCGCTCGTCACCGTCATGGGCTTTCTGGCCGCGCGCTGGAAGGCCGGACCGGTCAGCGAACATCTGGATGAATGGGGGCTCGGGGGCCGGCAGTTCGGCACCTGGATCACCTGGTTCCTGGTCGGCGGCGATTTCTATACCGCCTATACCGTGATTGCCGTGCCGGCCCTGGTCTATGCGGTCGGCGCCTACGGCTTCTTTGCGCTGCCCTACACCGTCATCGTCTATCCCTTCGTATTCGCGGTCATGCCCATATTGTGGAGCCGCGCGCATGCCAACGGCCACGTCACCGCGGCCGACGTGGTTCACGGCACCTACGGTTCGCGCGCGCTTGAACTGGCGGTCGCGATGACGGGCATGGTCGCGACCATGCCCTATATCGCCCTGCAACTGATCGGCATGGGGGTCGTTATCAAGGCGATGGGGCTGACAGGCGAATTGCCGCTTGTCGCCGCCTTCATCATCCTGGCTCTGTATACCTATAGTTCCGGCTTGCGCGCACCGGCGCTGATCGCCTTCGTCAAGGACATCATGATCTACATCGTGGTGCTGGTGGCCGTTGTCATCGTGCCCGCCAAACTCGGCGGCTATGGCGCGGTGTTCGCCGCCGCCAACGATGCGTTTGCGGCCAAGGGCGGCGCGACCGGCCTGATCCTGAAGCCGGCGCAGATGTTGCCCTATGCGACGCTGGCGCTGGGCTCGGCGCTCGCCGCCTTCATGTATCCGCATACACTGACCGGCATCTTCGCCTCGAAGTCCGCCGACACCATCCGCAAGAATGCGATCCTGCTGCCGGCCTATACATTGTTGCTGGGCCTGATCGCGCTGCTTGGCTACATGGCCTATGCCGCCAATATCAAGGTATCCTCGCCGAACGACGTGGTGCCGATGCTGTTCAAGGTGCTGTTTCCGTCCTGGTTCGCGGGCTTCGCGTTCGCGGCGATCGCGATCGGCGCGCTGGTGCCGGCGGCGGTCATGAGCATCGGCGCCGCCAACCTCTTCACCCGCAATGTCTGGAAATCCTATGTCGATCCCAACATCAGCCACGCCGGCGAGGCGGCGGTGGCGAAGATCGCGTCGCTGGTGGTGAAGGTCGGCGCGCTCACCTTCATCCTGTTCCTGCCGACGCAGTATGCGCTCGATCTGCAACTGCTCGGCGGCCTCTGGATCCTGCAGACGTTTCCGGCGCTGGTGTTCGGACTGTTCACGCGCTGGTTCCGTTCCGAAGGCCTGCTGCTCGGCTGGGCGGCCGGCATCGGATGGGGTTCGTGGACGGCATGGAGCAACGGCCTGAAGCCGCTGGCGACAATCGATCTCGGCGGCGCCAGCTACGTGTTCTACGTCGGGCTTGGCGCATTGATCCTGAACATCGCGGTGGCGGCAATCGCCACCGTGATTGTCGGGCTGGTTTCGCCGAATCGAACCAGCGCTACGGCTCAATCCTGA
- a CDS encoding thiamine pyrophosphate-requiring protein gives MGRYSTAHYFLEGLVDLGVEYIFANLGTDHVSLIEEMARWDKEGRTHPEVILCPHEVVAVHMAGGYALATGRAQAVLVHVDAGTANACMAIQNLFRYRLPVLLFAGRAPHTLHGELTGSRDTYVHFVQDPFDIASIVRPYVKWEYSLPSGVVVKEALARAGAFAHSDPPGPVYMMLPRETLAEEWDETAMPAYPAARYGSVHAGGVEPARANAIAQALMAAENPVAFAAYLGRKPEAVTALDRLARTCGIRVAEFNSIDLNIPQDSPCFAGSDPLPLLEHADLGLLLDSDVPFVPQYAKRASAIKWIQIDIDPLKVDFPMWGFATDMRIQGDCATVLSQVLEAVEARADDAYRKRVTERIASWSGAREVSTKRRATASGNKGVSGALNPAFVFATLSAKLSPDDVVLNEAIRNGPILQEHLSRTRPKSYVGLAGGGLGFSGGMALGLKLAQPGRRVVQVIGDGGFHFSSPDSVYAVAQQYQIPILTVVLDNGGWQAVKSAVQRVYPKGIAAETDQFQSRLTSGRQGEKRDFSDVAKAFGAYGECVTEPDQLADAIDRAFAALDDGKAAVLHIKVTRL, from the coding sequence ATGGGCCGGTACAGCACCGCACACTACTTCCTCGAGGGCCTGGTCGATCTCGGTGTCGAATACATCTTCGCCAATCTCGGCACCGACCATGTTTCGCTGATCGAGGAGATGGCGCGCTGGGACAAGGAGGGCCGCACGCATCCCGAGGTGATCCTGTGCCCGCACGAGGTGGTCGCGGTGCACATGGCCGGCGGCTATGCGCTGGCAACCGGACGCGCCCAGGCCGTGCTGGTGCATGTCGACGCCGGCACCGCAAACGCCTGCATGGCGATCCAGAACCTGTTCCGCTATCGCCTGCCGGTGCTGCTGTTCGCCGGCCGCGCGCCACACACGCTGCATGGCGAACTGACCGGCTCACGCGACACGTACGTGCATTTCGTGCAGGACCCGTTCGACATCGCGAGCATCGTCCGCCCCTATGTCAAATGGGAATATTCGCTGCCGTCCGGCGTGGTGGTGAAGGAGGCGCTGGCCCGCGCCGGCGCCTTCGCGCACAGCGACCCGCCCGGCCCGGTCTACATGATGCTGCCGCGCGAGACACTGGCCGAAGAATGGGACGAGACCGCCATGCCGGCCTATCCGGCGGCGCGCTATGGCAGCGTGCACGCCGGTGGCGTCGAGCCCGCGCGAGCCAACGCGATTGCGCAGGCGTTGATGGCGGCCGAGAACCCGGTGGCGTTCGCAGCCTATCTCGGCCGCAAGCCGGAAGCGGTCACGGCCCTCGATCGGCTGGCGCGTACCTGCGGCATCCGCGTCGCCGAATTCAATTCGATCGATCTCAACATCCCCCAGGATTCGCCGTGCTTCGCCGGCTCCGACCCGCTGCCTTTGCTGGAGCACGCCGATCTCGGTCTGCTGCTCGATTCCGACGTGCCGTTCGTGCCGCAATATGCCAAGCGTGCGAGCGCGATCAAATGGATCCAGATCGATATCGATCCGCTCAAGGTGGATTTTCCGATGTGGGGCTTTGCAACCGACATGCGGATTCAGGGCGATTGCGCAACCGTGCTGAGCCAGGTGCTGGAAGCGGTCGAAGCCCGCGCCGACGACGCCTATCGCAAGCGTGTCACGGAACGCATCGCCAGCTGGAGCGGCGCACGCGAGGTCTCGACAAAACGACGCGCAACGGCGAGCGGCAACAAGGGCGTGTCGGGTGCGCTGAACCCGGCCTTCGTCTTCGCGACGCTCAGCGCAAAGCTTTCGCCTGACGATGTCGTCCTCAATGAGGCGATCCGCAACGGGCCAATCCTGCAGGAGCACCTCAGCCGCACCCGGCCGAAGAGCTATGTCGGTCTTGCCGGCGGCGGGCTCGGGTTCTCCGGCGGCATGGCGCTGGGGCTAAAACTCGCGCAGCCCGGCCGCCGCGTCGTGCAGGTGATCGGCGACGGCGGCTTTCATTTCTCCTCCCCCGACAGCGTCTACGCGGTGGCGCAGCAATACCAGATCCCGATTTTGACCGTCGTGCTCGACAATGGCGGCTGGCAGGCCGTGAAATCTGCCGTGCAACGGGTCTACCCCAAGGGTATCGCCGCCGAAACCGACCAGTTCCAGTCACGGTTGACCTCGGGCCGCCAGGGCGAAAAAAGGGATTTCTCCGACGTCGCTAAGGCGTTCGGCGCTTACGGCGAATGCGTCACCGAGCCCGACCAACTCGCTGACGCCATCGATCGCGCATTTGCAGCGCTCGATGACGGCAAGGCCGCCGTATTGCATATCAAGGTGACGCGGCTCTAG
- a CDS encoding DUF3311 domain-containing protein, with amino-acid sequence MWILLLLPFVGLLWVPFYNFTEPSLFGFPFFYWYQLAWVPISSLLIWRVYRSRTPDEAP; translated from the coding sequence ATGTGGATCCTGTTGCTGCTGCCGTTTGTCGGCTTGTTGTGGGTGCCCTTCTATAACTTTACCGAGCCTTCGCTGTTCGGCTTTCCATTCTTCTACTGGTACCAGCTCGCCTGGGTACCGATCTCCTCGCTCCTGATCTGGCGGGTCTATCGCAGCCGTACGCCTGACGAAGCACCTTGA
- a CDS encoding LLM class flavin-dependent oxidoreductase: MTRQMAMVGFLQAQNCTNLPSSWRHPESRDDSMSADYYQEIARILEAGKFHMAFFDDRLAMPDRYGNDHAHTVEYGIRCVKMDPIVVLTTMGMVTTRLGLASTCSTTYYEPFDVARRFATLDLMTNGRAAWNVVTSVNDGEAHNMGRAQHLDHDPRYDRADEFMEVVLGHWDSWEDGSLIVDKKSGRFADPTKVKRLDHNGPFFKSRGPFTVPRSQQGHPVIIQAGASGRGQRFAGRWGEVIFTAARNLAGAKQGYDAIRNEAAKAGRDPDQMFLCNLITPVCGATKAEAEDKMALIGKLPLEIDALSLLAEGLNFDFAAKGIDEPLTIEELQGMQGMLGIRDGVLKTSGKPNPSTRDFITFSGRGQTQDAMVGGPKEIADRLEEMFVGRGCDGFVIAATYVPGSYADFVKHVVPELQRRGLFHKDYAGKTLRENLGLRRPAAGAWKTPPQTAAE; the protein is encoded by the coding sequence ATGACACGGCAAATGGCGATGGTGGGCTTCCTGCAGGCGCAGAACTGCACCAATCTTCCGAGTTCGTGGCGCCATCCGGAGTCGCGCGACGACTCGATGTCGGCCGATTATTACCAGGAGATCGCCCGGATTCTCGAAGCCGGCAAATTCCACATGGCGTTCTTCGACGATCGCCTGGCGATGCCGGACCGTTACGGCAACGACCACGCCCATACCGTGGAATACGGCATCCGCTGCGTGAAGATGGACCCGATCGTGGTGCTGACCACGATGGGCATGGTCACCACCAGGCTCGGGCTCGCCTCGACCTGTTCGACCACCTATTACGAGCCGTTCGACGTCGCGCGCCGGTTTGCCACCCTCGACCTGATGACGAACGGCCGCGCCGCCTGGAACGTCGTCACGTCAGTGAACGACGGCGAAGCCCATAATATGGGCCGCGCACAGCACCTCGACCATGATCCGCGCTACGACCGCGCTGACGAGTTCATGGAAGTCGTGCTTGGCCACTGGGACTCCTGGGAAGACGGTTCGCTGATCGTCGACAAGAAGAGCGGTCGCTTCGCCGATCCGACCAAGGTCAAGCGGCTCGATCACAACGGCCCGTTCTTCAAGTCGCGCGGGCCGTTCACCGTGCCGCGCTCGCAGCAAGGCCACCCCGTCATCATCCAGGCCGGCGCCTCCGGCCGCGGCCAACGCTTCGCCGGCCGGTGGGGCGAGGTGATCTTCACTGCGGCGCGCAACCTTGCCGGCGCCAAGCAGGGCTATGACGCGATCCGAAACGAAGCCGCGAAAGCCGGCCGCGATCCCGACCAGATGTTTCTGTGCAACCTGATCACACCGGTGTGCGGCGCCACCAAGGCCGAAGCCGAAGACAAGATGGCGCTGATCGGCAAATTGCCATTGGAGATCGATGCGCTGTCGCTGCTGGCCGAGGGACTGAATTTCGACTTCGCCGCCAAGGGCATCGACGAGCCGCTGACCATCGAAGAGCTTCAGGGCATGCAAGGCATGCTCGGCATCCGCGACGGCGTGCTCAAGACATCAGGCAAGCCAAATCCGAGCACGCGCGACTTCATCACCTTCTCCGGCCGCGGCCAGACCCAGGACGCCATGGTGGGTGGACCGAAGGAAATCGCCGATCGGCTGGAAGAGATGTTCGTGGGTCGCGGCTGCGACGGCTTTGTGATCGCGGCGACCTATGTGCCCGGCTCCTATGCCGATTTCGTCAAGCATGTGGTACCGGAACTGCAGCGCCGCGGCCTGTTCCACAAGGATTATGCCGGCAAGACGCTGCGCGAAAATCTTGGTCTGCGGCGCCCCGCCGCCGGCGCCTGGAAGACCCCGCCCCAAACCGCGGCCGAATAA
- a CDS encoding tripartite tricarboxylate transporter substrate binding protein — MQARNNTNKSSVLFALAACALLSVFPTGTAFAAYPERIVKIVVPFAPGGGTDVVARTLAQEMSKDLGVSVIIENKPGAGTIIGTQSVAASAPDGYTLLMGTFANAVNPSLQAKLPYDAHGDFAAVALVARSFNLVVVNPASPIKSIADLVAAAKAEPDKLSYGTYGTGTSAHLAGELFKHMAKVNLTTVPYKGAAPAITDLLGGQIQVMFTTVASAASLVESGQLRAIAVTSAERSPAFPQLPTVSEAGVPGYAAEAWYGVYAPSKTPPEIIDRLNKSAAKAVQSVAFKKLGVNEGLVMVAEPPEVLDRYFFREEARWRQVIRDAGIKPE, encoded by the coding sequence ATGCAAGCCCGAAACAACACCAACAAGTCATCCGTTCTGTTCGCGCTTGCAGCATGCGCGTTGCTGTCTGTGTTTCCAACCGGGACGGCCTTCGCGGCCTATCCCGAGCGCATCGTCAAGATCGTGGTCCCGTTCGCGCCGGGCGGCGGCACCGACGTGGTGGCGCGGACGCTGGCGCAGGAGATGTCGAAGGATCTCGGCGTCTCCGTCATCATCGAGAACAAGCCGGGCGCGGGCACCATCATCGGAACGCAGTCGGTCGCGGCAAGCGCGCCGGACGGCTATACGCTGTTGATGGGGACGTTCGCCAACGCCGTCAATCCAAGCCTGCAAGCCAAGCTGCCCTACGACGCCCATGGCGACTTTGCCGCGGTGGCGCTGGTGGCGCGTTCGTTCAACCTCGTCGTGGTCAATCCGGCGTCCCCGATCAAATCGATCGCGGACCTCGTCGCGGCGGCCAAAGCCGAGCCTGACAAGCTCTCCTATGGCACCTACGGCACCGGCACGTCCGCGCATCTCGCCGGTGAATTGTTCAAGCACATGGCCAAGGTCAATCTGACCACGGTGCCCTACAAGGGCGCGGCACCGGCGATCACCGACTTGCTCGGCGGGCAAATCCAGGTGATGTTCACGACGGTGGCGAGTGCTGCTTCGCTGGTCGAGTCCGGGCAATTGCGCGCCATCGCCGTGACCTCGGCGGAACGCTCGCCGGCATTCCCGCAATTGCCGACGGTGTCGGAAGCCGGCGTCCCCGGCTATGCCGCCGAAGCCTGGTATGGCGTTTACGCGCCTTCGAAGACGCCGCCCGAGATCATCGACCGCCTGAACAAATCGGCCGCGAAAGCCGTGCAATCCGTCGCCTTCAAAAAGCTCGGCGTCAACGAAGGCCTCGTGATGGTGGCCGAGCCGCCCGAAGTGCTCGACCGCTATTTTTTCCGCGAGGAAGCGCGCTGGCGCCAGGTCATCAGGGATGCCGGCATCAAGCCGGAGTAG
- a CDS encoding Ldh family oxidoreductase, producing MPIVQADRLTRIGAALLRAAGASEEEAGAVAVGCVNANLAGHDSHGVIAIPTYIDRVKAGHIVPGAKWTIVQESPTTTVIDGHWGFGFHVNAKAMAMTIEKARTANVAACTVFRQSHVGRLAAYPMMAMRAGMIGIAAADSGRSPKHVAPFGGREARLGTNPISIAVPSDLEAPFYLDMATSAVAAGKIALSVARGEQIPQGWIIDAEGRHTTDPTQYRKGGALLPLGGSEGYKGSGLAAMVEVLCGLLTGLGFGVEPTGRHNDGTFMAVFNVAAFRPLKDFEKEVGEFARYLKSTPPSEGSPGVFYPGELEYIREKKRRAEGIEIEDATWDKLKALATDYKLAAELDLK from the coding sequence ATGCCGATCGTTCAGGCCGACCGTCTCACGCGCATCGGCGCGGCGCTGCTCAGGGCTGCCGGCGCATCGGAGGAGGAAGCCGGCGCCGTGGCGGTGGGCTGCGTCAACGCCAACCTCGCCGGGCATGACTCGCACGGGGTGATCGCGATTCCGACCTATATCGACCGCGTCAAAGCCGGCCATATCGTGCCCGGTGCAAAATGGACCATCGTGCAGGAATCGCCGACCACGACGGTGATCGACGGGCATTGGGGGTTTGGCTTTCACGTCAACGCCAAGGCGATGGCCATGACGATCGAAAAGGCCAGGACCGCCAACGTCGCGGCCTGCACCGTGTTCCGCCAGAGCCATGTCGGACGGCTCGCCGCCTATCCGATGATGGCGATGCGGGCCGGCATGATCGGCATCGCGGCCGCCGATTCCGGCCGTTCGCCGAAGCACGTGGCCCCGTTCGGCGGCCGCGAGGCCCGCCTCGGCACCAATCCGATTTCGATCGCAGTGCCCTCCGACCTCGAAGCTCCGTTCTATCTGGACATGGCGACGTCGGCGGTCGCGGCCGGCAAGATCGCGCTGTCCGTCGCACGCGGCGAACAGATTCCGCAAGGCTGGATCATCGATGCCGAGGGCCGGCACACCACCGACCCCACCCAGTACCGCAAGGGCGGCGCGCTGCTGCCGCTCGGCGGCAGCGAGGGTTACAAGGGTTCGGGCCTCGCCGCGATGGTCGAGGTGCTGTGCGGCCTGCTCACGGGTCTCGGTTTTGGCGTCGAGCCGACCGGCCGCCACAACGACGGAACTTTCATGGCGGTGTTCAACGTCGCCGCGTTCCGGCCGCTGAAGGATTTTGAAAAGGAAGTCGGCGAGTTCGCGCGCTATCTCAAATCGACGCCGCCGTCGGAAGGTTCGCCGGGCGTGTTCTATCCGGGCGAGCTGGAATATATCCGCGAAAAGAAGCGGAGGGCCGAAGGCATCGAGATCGAGGACGCCACCTGGGATAAGTTGAAGGCGCTCGCCACCGACTACAAGCTTGCCGCCGAACTCGACCTGAAATGA
- a CDS encoding tripartite tricarboxylate transporter substrate binding protein, with amino-acid sequence MRTPGRTFLIAACLGWLTLAAPARAQEDPSKYPSRPIHIIVGFAAGGGNDIIARVFGQKLSESLGQPVIVENKPGGGAIVATEYVAKSQPDGYTLLMSASGISINPAVYAKLPYDAINDFVAVSELASFPLIMIVNASSPIKSAAELVMYAKANPDKMNYASSSASFQLVTELFKQKTGAPMQVIPYKSANESVLAVVSGQVTTTIADAGPVLPQVKSGTVRALAVAAPKRMEELPDVPTLQEAGADVDAVLWSGIFVSKGTPAAIVKKLEGELMRIAGLPDVIARLKPLGIDTVGNSSEAFARVLATDIARWGEVAKAANIRIEQ; translated from the coding sequence ATGCGAACGCCCGGCCGGACTTTTCTGATTGCGGCGTGCCTTGGATGGCTGACGCTCGCCGCGCCGGCTCGCGCGCAGGAAGACCCTTCGAAATATCCAAGCCGGCCGATCCACATCATCGTCGGATTTGCGGCAGGCGGCGGCAACGACATCATCGCCCGCGTCTTCGGGCAAAAATTATCCGAAAGCCTCGGCCAGCCGGTGATCGTCGAAAACAAGCCGGGTGGCGGCGCCATCGTCGCGACCGAATATGTCGCAAAGTCGCAGCCCGACGGTTACACGCTGCTGATGAGCGCCAGCGGCATCTCGATCAATCCAGCGGTCTATGCCAAGTTGCCCTATGATGCGATCAACGACTTTGTCGCGGTCTCCGAGCTGGCCTCGTTTCCGCTGATCATGATCGTCAACGCCTCGTCGCCGATCAAATCGGCGGCTGAACTCGTGATGTATGCCAAAGCCAATCCGGACAAGATGAACTATGCGAGTTCGTCGGCTTCGTTCCAGCTGGTGACCGAACTGTTCAAGCAGAAGACCGGCGCGCCGATGCAGGTCATCCCCTACAAGAGCGCCAACGAATCGGTGCTGGCGGTGGTATCCGGCCAGGTCACCACGACTATCGCCGACGCGGGCCCGGTACTGCCGCAGGTCAAGAGCGGTACGGTGCGGGCGCTCGCCGTCGCCGCACCGAAGCGGATGGAAGAATTGCCTGACGTGCCGACCCTGCAGGAGGCCGGCGCGGATGTCGACGCCGTCCTGTGGAGCGGCATTTTTGTATCGAAGGGTACGCCGGCTGCGATCGTGAAAAAACTCGAAGGCGAACTGATGCGTATCGCCGGACTGCCTGACGTGATCGCGCGCCTGAAGCCGCTCGGCATCGATACCGTCGGCAACTCGTCGGAGGCGTTCGCAAGAGTGCTGGCCACCGATATTGCGCGATGGGGCGAAGTCGCCAAGGCCGCCAACATCAGGATTGAGCAGTAG
- a CDS encoding fumarylacetoacetate hydrolase family protein → MRWLKFTAAGKTSWGLVEGDKVISVSGDPFGEWQRDRQTHALKDVKVELPLIPRTFYCVGLNYLKHLKEAADKAGTVPNVPDRPEIGYRAQNALIAHDEDVVIPATATEKIHYEGELAVVIGKKAKHLTEANAMSCVFGYTIGNDVSERTWQKADRGLWRSKNADTFKPMGPWIETDVDLDKMETTIRVNGKQTGHFHTNDMIFGIVPFIVELTKYFTLWPGDVIWMGTDGASPDLKAGDVVEIDITGIGTLRNKFVAEKR, encoded by the coding sequence ATGCGTTGGCTCAAATTCACCGCCGCCGGAAAGACGTCCTGGGGCCTCGTCGAGGGCGACAAGGTGATATCAGTCAGCGGCGATCCGTTTGGTGAATGGCAGCGGGATAGGCAAACCCATGCATTGAAGGACGTGAAGGTCGAGCTGCCGCTGATCCCGCGCACCTTCTATTGCGTCGGCCTGAACTATCTCAAGCACCTCAAGGAAGCCGCCGACAAGGCCGGCACGGTGCCGAACGTGCCTGACCGGCCGGAGATCGGCTATCGCGCCCAGAACGCCCTGATCGCGCATGACGAGGACGTCGTGATTCCGGCCACCGCGACCGAGAAGATTCACTACGAAGGCGAACTCGCGGTGGTGATCGGCAAAAAGGCAAAACACCTCACCGAGGCCAATGCGATGTCCTGCGTGTTCGGCTACACCATCGGCAACGATGTCAGCGAACGCACCTGGCAGAAGGCCGATCGCGGGCTGTGGCGCTCCAAGAACGCCGACACCTTCAAGCCGATGGGTCCGTGGATCGAGACCGACGTCGACCTCGACAAGATGGAAACCACCATCCGGGTCAACGGCAAGCAGACCGGCCATTTCCACACCAACGACATGATCTTCGGCATCGTGCCGTTCATCGTCGAACTGACCAAATATTTCACGCTGTGGCCGGGCGACGTGATCTGGATGGGCACCGACGGCGCCTCCCCCGACCTGAAAGCCGGCGACGTCGTCGAAATCGACATCACCGGCATCGGCACTTTGCGCAACAAGTTCGTCGCCGAGAAGCGATAG